TATGCCGGACTGGCGCGGGCTTTCGGAGAAGTATCCGCTGACGGCCCGTTTTTTTGAGGATGAGGATGTGATGGCGAGCGCCAATGACGACGTGGAGGCGCTCGCCGCTAAGGAGGGAGAGGCGCGCCGCGCCGGCGCGGTGGCGAAGGCGCTGCGCGGGAAGCTGTCGCGCGGCGGCGCCGGGAGGATGGCGGCGGCTGCAGCTATGCGGAATATGCCGAAGATTTACCGCGAGGAGCCGGAGGAAGGGCTTTCTTTGGGTATGCGCTCGGCTCTCGACGCGCGCCGGATGGAGGCGGGGCGCGAGAGGTATTCGCAGAGGATGCCTATTTCGGATGAGGCCGGGCGGGCGGCGCTTTCCGCCGCCGCTAAGGATCTGTCGTTCGTGAACGACTTTTTGAGCGGGAGTCCTTTCGGGAAGGGCGCGTCCGCCGGGTATGAAATGGCGTCTATCAGCTCGGAGGCCGGCGATCTGTTTGCCGCCGAGGCTTTTTTGGGCAGGAAGGATGAGGCGCGCTGGGTGGCGCTGGAGAAGAGGATGCTGGCGCTCGACCGCGATAAGCCGGAAGGGTGGTTTTCCGGCCTGCTTTATGAAACTGGGAAGTTTTACGGGCAGCAGGCGCGCGGCGCGTGGACCACGGGCGCGATGGGCGCCACGGGGGCGGCTCTGGGGGCTTACGCCGCGTCGCTGGGGGCGGCACTTCCGGGAGCGGCGTCTTTCGGGATGACGAGCGGCGCCCTCGCCGGCGCGGGGGCGGCGGCGATAGTGGGAGCGGCGCCGGTACTGCCGGCGGTGGCGGCGGCCGTTTTCACCGCAGCGGCCGGATGGTGGCTGGGCGCGAAGCTGGGGGTGTTCACGCAGGCGGCCAAGACTGAGGCTGGGCTGGATCTCATCGAACGCCGCATGATGACGGATGAGGAGGGGAATCACCTTTCGAATCTTTCCATAGGGCTGGGCAGTATGGCGGTGGGCGCGGTGAACGGCGCCCTCGAACTGTTTGAGTGGGAGACCGCGGGACGGCCTTTTCTGAGCGTGGCGAGGCGCGCCGTGCCGCAGGCTACGCTTTCGACCGTGTCGGCGGCGGTGACGCGCCGGCTGGCGAAGCTGCCCGCGGCCGCGAAGATAACGGCGCTAGCCGCCAAGGACTGGGGGATCAACGTCTTCACGGAGAGTATGACGGAGGTGATGCAGGACCTGGTCCCCATCACGATAGACGAGATGCAGAAGTATGCGCTGCTGGACGGCTATGATATGCGCACTTTGGGGGAGGTCAACGCGCAGCTCCGCGAGACTTTTGTTTCTTCGCTTTATTCTTTTTCGCTGATTTCGGCGCTCGGGCCGGCCGGCGGGTTTGCCAACAGGGGCGCCCGCTACCGCGTGGAGCTGGCGCGCAGGGAGCTGGAGGCTGCGGAGACTATGAGGCTGAACCGCACGCTTGATTCTTTCGCGGAGAGGCTGTTCGCAACGAAGCTGTTGAAGCGCTTCCCCGGGATGAGCCGCGAGCATACGCAGCGTATTCTTGAGGGAGCTGATCTGTCGCGCGCGTATATGTCGGCCTCCGCGGTGGAGACGCTTTTTCAGGAGGCGCGGAAGGACGAGGGGGCCGCGGCCGCCGATTACGAGAGCGCGAAGGAGTGGGCTGTGGAGGTCCTGGGCGTGGATGAGGAGGATTACGACCGCTCGCTGGATGAGGGGTATAAGATGGAGATCGCGGCGGCGAAGGTGTTCGAGGCCGCCGGCGACGGCGACGCCGTGATGGAGGCGCTCAACAGGGAGTTGAGCTGGAGCCGCGACGGGATGACGTTTTCCGAGGCGGAGGAGGCCGGCAGGAAGGCGGCCGAGCTGCGGACGCGGGATTTTTTCAAGCTGGCGCCGCAGCTTGAGCTTGAGGCGCTGGAGGAGCGCTCCGCCAGGAAGCTGTACGAGGCGGCGAGGATGCAGTTCGAAGAGGAGGGGGTGGAGCGCGAGACGGCGGCCGCCTGGGCGTGGGTGAAGAGCCGCGTGTATATCCCGCTGGCCCGCATGTACAGCGACGCTATGCCGAAGGAGGCGGAAAAAGCCGCCAAAAGAGGCGGGCGCGAACTGGGGCGTTTCCTGCCGGAGGACGTGGAGCGGATGTTCCCGATGGTGATAGAACGCGGGGAGGACGGGAAGCCGAAGGGGCTGGCGTTCACGCAGGCGCCTTGGAGTAAAAACGGCGCCGTCACACGCACGGAGGCTTTCAAAGCGTGGTTCGGCGACTGGGAGAATGACCCGGAAAACGCTAGCCGTATTTTGGACTCAAACGGCGAGCCGCTGGCGGCCTATCGTGGAGACGCGGCCGGCATGACGTCTTTCGGCAGCGCGCAGGGAAATTATTTCATTTCAGATAAGGATACAGCCGAAGGCTATGCTGGGAAGAAGGGCTCTTTATATCCAGTGTATCTTAATATCCGCAACCCGTTCGTTTTTTCCGAGGAGAATGTCGCCTCTTTAAAGGAGGCTCTTTCCGCCCGTTTCGACGACTGGTTCGATATGGACGACTCGGAGCTGGCACACGACGGAGATTTCCAACGGCTCAGGGAGCTGTATGCGGCTTTCAGGAACGACGAGGGCTCAGTCGTAAGGAATTTATATAACGACTTCCTGCCGCAGATGGACGAGTCGATGGACGACGAGGAGGCCCGCGACCTAATGGGGCGTTCGCTCCACGATTTTTATGCGTTTGAGGCGCGCCAGCTTGATTTCAGGGATATGGATATTCTGAATCCATATTTGAGGATGCTGGGCTTCGACGGGATGATCAGGCCTTACGATCCGCTGGCCACCGACGGCGGAAAATCGGAATATATCACTTTCAGCCCGGAACAGGTCAAGTCCGTGGAAAATACGGGGACGTTCGACGCGAACGACTCGAATATTTATTTGCAGCCTGTCAACACTGATGTGAATCCCAACCAAAAGGTCAAGGTGGTGGATTTAAGAAGCGTAAAAGTCCCTAAAGACATTAAGACGCTCAAAGATCTCAAGGCGTATTTGCTGAATTTGCCCGAAGGGCATTTTTCTACCGCCGATAGTAAGGCAATAATCGACGTCCTTCACGTCAATGCGGATCATATCGCTTTTACCAGGTTTCCTTTGCGTAAAATAAACATACCGCAAAAGGAGCATGTCACCGCTAGGAATAAATCAATTGTAAGCTTGAAGGATTTAATCGAGAATTCGGTGCTGGTTGAAAGTGTGCCCAATACTAAAGTTAAACCTATTACAAAGAGCATGAGTAAAGGGCAGGTTAACAAAACACTGAGAAAGAACAGAAAGTCCGTTTATCATCGTTTCTATGTTCCAATAACTATCGACGGTGGTAATTTTTATGTCGTGCGCCTTGTGGCGGAGGAAGACGGGAAGGTTATTACAATAAAT
This sequence is a window from Synergistes jonesii. Protein-coding genes within it:
- a CDS encoding ADP-ribosyltransferase-containing protein, with translation MFDDAMERDVFSGVKVGPALSEAEAVARGLSADSLGLKLEEVYTKYAAEDPEAHARRVWTAEAVGVPQWIQERDEMYAKEAERRLALLTKGMPDWRGLSEKYPLTARFFEDEDVMASANDDVEALAAKEGEARRAGAVAKALRGKLSRGGAGRMAAAAAMRNMPKIYREEPEEGLSLGMRSALDARRMEAGRERYSQRMPISDEAGRAALSAAAKDLSFVNDFLSGSPFGKGASAGYEMASISSEAGDLFAAEAFLGRKDEARWVALEKRMLALDRDKPEGWFSGLLYETGKFYGQQARGAWTTGAMGATGAALGAYAASLGAALPGAASFGMTSGALAGAGAAAIVGAAPVLPAVAAAVFTAAAGWWLGAKLGVFTQAAKTEAGLDLIERRMMTDEEGNHLSNLSIGLGSMAVGAVNGALELFEWETAGRPFLSVARRAVPQATLSTVSAAVTRRLAKLPAAAKITALAAKDWGINVFTESMTEVMQDLVPITIDEMQKYALLDGYDMRTLGEVNAQLRETFVSSLYSFSLISALGPAGGFANRGARYRVELARRELEAAETMRLNRTLDSFAERLFATKLLKRFPGMSREHTQRILEGADLSRAYMSASAVETLFQEARKDEGAAAADYESAKEWAVEVLGVDEEDYDRSLDEGYKMEIAAAKVFEAAGDGDAVMEALNRELSWSRDGMTFSEAEEAGRKAAELRTRDFFKLAPQLELEALEERSARKLYEAARMQFEEEGVERETAAAWAWVKSRVYIPLARMYSDAMPKEAEKAAKRGGRELGRFLPEDVERMFPMVIERGEDGKPKGLAFTQAPWSKNGAVTRTEAFKAWFGDWENDPENASRILDSNGEPLAAYRGDAAGMTSFGSAQGNYFISDKDTAEGYAGKKGSLYPVYLNIRNPFVFSEENVASLKEALSARFDDWFDMDDSELAHDGDFQRLRELYAAFRNDEGSVVRNLYNDFLPQMDESMDDEEARDLMGRSLHDFYAFEARQLDFRDMDILNPYLRMLGFDGMIRPYDPLATDGGKSEYITFSPEQVKSVENTGTFDANDSNIYLQPVNTDVNPNQKVKVVDLRSVKVPKDIKTLKDLKAYLLNLPEGHFSTADSKAIIDVLHVNADHIAFTRFPLRKINIPQKEHVTARNKSIVSLKDLIENSVLVESVPNTKVKPITKSMSKGQVNKTLRKNRKSVYHRFYVPITIDGGNFYVVRLVAEEDGKVITINPTKVDLYDVIIEDKKTEKLSALLSPEGPNAALSGSLMVSIHDLLKNVPDYQGNPYFTQPSRGSIAFPAYDGGPVRITLGKGADRSTFTHELAHLYLWHLKRLAALDVTYNRAAWTGPTARWNDDLKVVSGWWGENAESIARQAAEFESRSGTALSCYH